The candidate division WOR-3 bacterium genome has a segment encoding these proteins:
- a CDS encoding pitrilysin family protein produces TFILYLLFSFGLFAFPIQRDTLENGLIILSYEDHKLPILEIRVVIKAGSVFDPEGKEGLANLTLKGLFRGTKNYPGLKIYEELEKVGARIGEGTGYDYAQISLSLLKKDLNLALDILSDCLFNPLFPDAEIEKLKSEIIAGILRDEGEPDYLLSREFYQNLFFNTPYAHPVVGKRESIERIKREEILDFYQRYYIPNNIFLVVVGDFFREELIQQINERFGKIPKGEIKEFSFPKINQLSGRKIKIIKKPEINQSYIMLGHLGIREGDKDMIPVRVMNFILGGGALTSRLGKEIREKRGLAYDVGSYFDRRFYAGAFVCEMQTEINNTQKAIEIILGEIKKMKEEGAKLEELKRAKKFYTGNFPLTFDSYAEKANLLSSIQFHQLGDDYLEKFPERIEGLTLEVINEMAKKYLDPDNLLLVIVGNIEEKDLALEGWEMIQE; encoded by the coding sequence AAACTTTTATTCTTTATCTCTTATTTTCTTTCGGTCTCTTCGCTTTCCCGATTCAAAGGGATACATTAGAAAATGGTCTCATTATTCTCTCCTATGAAGACCATAAACTACCAATCTTAGAAATCCGAGTAGTAATCAAAGCGGGCAGTGTCTTTGACCCAGAAGGAAAAGAAGGTTTAGCCAACTTAACCCTAAAAGGTTTATTCCGGGGAACAAAAAATTATCCGGGTCTGAAAATCTATGAAGAATTAGAAAAGGTTGGGGCGAGGATTGGTGAAGGGACAGGTTATGACTACGCCCAAATCTCTTTATCCCTTCTCAAAAAAGATTTAAATTTGGCATTAGATATCCTTTCCGATTGCCTCTTTAATCCCCTCTTTCCGGATGCGGAAATAGAAAAATTAAAATCGGAGATTATCGCCGGAATTTTAAGGGACGAAGGAGAACCGGACTATCTCCTATCCCGAGAATTCTATCAAAACCTATTTTTTAATACCCCTTATGCCCATCCGGTTGTGGGGAAAAGGGAGAGTATTGAGAGAATAAAGAGGGAGGAGATTCTTGATTTCTACCAGAGGTATTATATCCCGAATAATATCTTTCTGGTGGTGGTGGGCGATTTTTTCCGGGAAGAACTTATTCAGCAAATCAATGAACGCTTCGGGAAAATCCCAAAAGGTGAGATAAAAGAATTTTCCTTCCCCAAAATTAACCAACTATCCGGCCGTAAAATCAAGATCATTAAAAAGCCCGAAATAAACCAATCCTATATTATGCTTGGACACTTAGGAATTAGAGAAGGGGATAAGGATATGATACCGGTGCGGGTGATGAACTTCATTCTTGGTGGTGGTGCCCTAACTTCGCGCTTAGGAAAGGAGATTCGGGAAAAGAGGGGTTTAGCCTATGATGTCGGTTCCTATTTTGACCGCCGGTTTTATGCCGGTGCCTTTGTCTGTGAGATGCAGACCGAAATCAATAACACCCAGAAGGCGATAGAAATCATCCTCGGCGAGATCAAGAAGATGAAAGAGGAAGGGGCAAAATTGGAAGAATTAAAGAGGGCAAAGAAATTTTATACCGGAAACTTCCCCCTAACCTTTGATTCCTATGCGGAGAAGGCTAACCTTTTATCAAGTATCCAGTTTCACCAACTGGGTGATGACTATTTAGAGAAATTTCCGGAGAGGATTGAAGGGCTAACCTTAGAAGTGATAAATGAGATGGCAAAGAAATACCTTGACCCCGATAATCTCCTTCTGGTCATTGTTGGCAATATTGAAGAGAAGGATTTAGCCTTAGAAGGTTGGGAGATGATTCAGGAATGA
- a CDS encoding sigma-70 family RNA polymerase sigma factor — protein MNKEEAVTKYFGLVKKVSRDYINRGLDYEELISEGTKGLLVAVERFDFGKGTCGFYSYALKWIKGSIKQALARLHSNPRVSLKEEVIAPSEIDLLPEKLKLEMALQFLDEKDKIVIYQSFGLSDGKKRKLKEIANNLGISIVAVWKRRKKAIARLKKILCSSVLPKKKDPSERLCRKEYMKRYRQKYGDKMRKQIKEWFEKHPYYLKEWRKKNPDYYKRWREKHLQERREYERNYQRKRRISISG, from the coding sequence ATGAATAAGGAAGAGGCGGTAACAAAGTATTTCGGATTAGTAAAAAAAGTTAGTAGAGATTATATAAATAGAGGACTGGATTACGAAGAATTGATTAGCGAGGGAACAAAAGGGCTCTTAGTAGCAGTTGAGAGATTTGATTTCGGAAAAGGAACTTGTGGTTTCTATTCTTATGCTCTTAAATGGATAAAAGGTTCAATAAAACAGGCTTTAGCAAGACTCCATTCTAACCCAAGGGTGTCATTAAAAGAAGAAGTGATAGCCCCATCGGAAATTGATCTTCTCCCTGAGAAACTAAAATTGGAAATGGCTCTCCAATTCTTAGATGAGAAAGATAAAATAGTTATCTATCAATCTTTTGGGTTAAGTGACGGAAAGAAAAGGAAATTGAAAGAAATTGCTAACAACTTGGGAATAAGTATAGTTGCGGTTTGGAAACGACGGAAGAAAGCAATAGCAAGGTTGAAAAAAATTTTGTGCTCATCGGTCCTACCCAAAAAGAAAGACCCCTCAGAAAGATTGTGCCGGAAGGAATACATGAAGAGATATCGGCAGAAATACGGCGATAAAATGAGGAAGCAGATTAAGGAGTGGTTTGAGAAACACCCTTACTACTTAAAGGAATGGCGGAAGAAAAATCCCGATTACTATAAGAGATGGAGGGAGAAACATCTCCAAGAGCGACGGGAATACGAACGAAATTACCAGAGAAAAAGGAGAATTTCAATAAGCGGCTAA
- a CDS encoding PqqD family peptide modification chaperone produces MVLKLKPTYTPILGWTTSIKAKEGIPYFLIINEEGFSACRINKTGKEILEMCNGINSLKSIAAIIARKYNVDLKGCLSDVMKFIEEAYQNGFLFFPNLPQKVGFEYTSITKSSEVWFHITNRCNLKCLTCFKDAGRHYKNEISLSQAKKIIDEIGKLAPDTVVVSGGEPLIHEECLPILKYLKEKGLFIHLITNGTLITKDIAFSLKKIGVDFVQVSLDGSSPYVNDKIRGKGTFKRTMEGVKNLKEASLRFSLYPTITKLNIDDLPNMYRMFPPIADRKSSGCAFFCPIGRGGRNKELLHIPHQEFFNKVIRFLFFEVKLFKKGYDFNFKMEGIPPNLFKRPNCGLGSGTFSIDADGSVYPCQWLHLPKFRAGNVFLKPLREIYYTSPIFQKMRNLRVDTLSLECRKCEIRYLCGGGCRAHALRETGSILKRDPLCCIFKPTFEWGLWGATPQLSEIKPYKEEVGL; encoded by the coding sequence GTGGTTCTAAAGCTAAAACCAACTTATACTCCTATTTTAGGTTGGACAACCTCTATAAAGGCAAAAGAGGGAATTCCTTACTTCCTAATAATAAACGAAGAAGGCTTCTCTGCTTGTAGAATTAATAAAACTGGAAAAGAAATTTTAGAAATGTGCAACGGCATTAATTCCCTCAAGTCAATAGCAGCAATAATTGCGAGAAAATATAACGTAGATTTGAAAGGATGCTTATCCGATGTTATGAAATTCATAGAAGAAGCATACCAAAATGGTTTCTTATTTTTCCCAAATCTCCCCCAAAAAGTAGGATTTGAATATACCTCTATTACAAAATCTTCTGAGGTATGGTTTCATATTACCAATCGTTGTAATTTGAAATGTCTCACTTGCTTCAAAGATGCTGGAAGACATTATAAAAATGAAATCTCCCTTTCCCAAGCGAAGAAAATAATTGATGAGATAGGGAAATTGGCTCCGGATACCGTTGTTGTTAGTGGTGGTGAGCCTTTAATTCATGAAGAATGCCTCCCCATCCTTAAGTATTTGAAAGAAAAAGGTTTATTTATTCATCTCATCACGAATGGGACGCTCATTACAAAAGATATAGCCTTCTCCCTGAAGAAAATTGGTGTAGACTTCGTCCAGGTTAGTTTAGATGGCAGTTCTCCTTATGTTAACGATAAAATAAGAGGTAAAGGAACTTTCAAAAGAACTATGGAAGGCGTGAAAAACTTAAAAGAGGCATCTCTTCGTTTCAGTTTATATCCCACCATAACTAAACTTAATATAGACGACCTCCCTAATATGTACAGAATGTTTCCCCCAATTGCTGATAGGAAGTCATCGGGATGCGCATTCTTTTGCCCTATCGGTCGGGGAGGAAGAAATAAAGAATTACTTCATATTCCTCATCAGGAGTTTTTTAATAAAGTTATCCGCTTTCTCTTTTTTGAAGTGAAACTTTTTAAAAAAGGATACGATTTCAATTTTAAAATGGAAGGAATTCCTCCCAATTTGTTTAAAAGACCAAATTGTGGATTAGGTAGCGGTACCTTCAGTATAGACGCTGATGGCTCGGTTTATCCTTGTCAATGGTTACATCTTCCTAAATTCCGAGCGGGAAATGTTTTTCTAAAACCTCTCCGAGAGATATATTATACTTCTCCAATTTTTCAAAAAATGAGGAACCTCCGGGTAGATACTTTGTCGTTGGAATGTAGGAAGTGTGAGATACGATATCTTTGCGGAGGGGGATGTCGTGCTCACGCATTAAGAGAAACAGGGAGTATTTTGAAAAGAGACCCTTTATGTTGTATATTTAAGCCCACTTTTGAATGGGGATTATGGGGAGCGACACCCCAACTTTCAGAAATAAAACCCTATAAGGAGGAGGTTGGTCTATGA
- a CDS encoding C25 family cysteine peptidase — translation MKIVLFFLFSLAFSDSLYQYLIITNEKFVPALELLKEWKTKKGMRAKIIPVPSGYPRDSIKEIVRRIRPEYLLLVGDKNYLPPGDSFYPFSQLLLGDNFYGDLEGDYRAEIPVGRFPCSTPGECSTMVRKVLIYERFPPRDDTLWYKRGALVFMWDYGGRPNNPIYSAEFPYDDSLMRLRYSQIDTIFNDTLFGHSGYDDAEDIISALNRGIGILLYRGHAGGNWVYPFTVEPEDEKLANGSKLPIIISGSCYTIFKGENPVGERWLRVKGKDDSLKGAVAFFGTQLGGLFGRWRGRFVRTFLKAIFAEDSLILGKAFLRAKDSLASKPVSDSNEIFYREWSLLGDPALNIWTKVPKTLLVSYQHLPNNEFLVRVRDGRTGRPLPGALVCLTAQRDSSFYHTGYTNSGGVIKFSLNASPIIGILVTVTFPNYLPYESPFYTICGNLFQDETTVTYLLPKKGFVLLRVYDINGRLVKKLEEGVKEAGFYELRLRRENLAKGIYFVSLSTPYFSEVKKVIIP, via the coding sequence ATGAAAATAGTTCTTTTCTTTCTTTTCTCCCTCGCCTTTTCCGATTCCCTTTACCAATATCTTATCATTACCAATGAGAAATTCGTTCCCGCCTTAGAGTTATTAAAGGAATGGAAGACCAAAAAGGGGATGAGGGCAAAAATTATCCCTGTCCCTTCTGGTTATCCCCGAGATTCCATTAAAGAGATTGTGAGAAGGATAAGACCGGAATATCTCTTATTGGTGGGCGATAAGAACTATCTTCCCCCTGGTGATTCCTTTTATCCCTTCTCCCAGTTATTATTAGGCGACAATTTTTATGGTGACTTAGAGGGTGATTACCGGGCGGAGATTCCGGTTGGTCGTTTCCCCTGCTCAACGCCTGGGGAATGTTCAACGATGGTGAGAAAGGTCTTAATTTATGAGCGCTTTCCTCCCAGAGATGATACCCTCTGGTATAAGAGGGGTGCCTTAGTCTTTATGTGGGACTATGGTGGTAGACCAAATAACCCTATCTATTCCGCGGAGTTTCCCTATGATGATTCTCTGATGCGCCTTCGCTATTCCCAAATTGACACCATCTTTAATGATACCCTTTTTGGTCATTCGGGTTATGATGATGCCGAAGATATCATCTCTGCCCTGAATAGGGGAATTGGGATTTTATTATACCGGGGCCATGCCGGAGGAAATTGGGTCTATCCCTTTACCGTAGAACCAGAAGATGAAAAATTGGCAAACGGCTCTAAATTGCCCATCATCATCTCCGGCTCTTGCTATACCATCTTTAAGGGAGAAAATCCGGTTGGGGAGAGGTGGTTAAGGGTGAAAGGAAAAGATGATTCCTTAAAAGGGGCGGTCGCATTTTTCGGCACCCAATTGGGTGGTCTATTTGGTCGGTGGCGGGGGCGCTTTGTGAGAACTTTCTTAAAGGCAATCTTTGCCGAAGATTCTCTAATTTTGGGTAAGGCATTTTTGAGGGCAAAGGATTCGCTCGCCAGCAAACCAGTTTCGGATAGTAACGAAATCTTCTATCGGGAATGGAGCCTTCTTGGTGATCCAGCACTTAATATCTGGACTAAGGTGCCAAAGACTCTTTTGGTTTCCTACCAGCACCTTCCCAATAATGAGTTTTTAGTAAGGGTGAGGGATGGGAGAACTGGCCGACCGCTTCCCGGGGCATTAGTCTGTTTAACCGCGCAGAGAGATTCCAGTTTTTATCATACCGGTTATACCAATAGTGGCGGGGTGATAAAATTTTCCCTCAATGCCAGCCCGATTATCGGAATCCTGGTTACGGTTACTTTTCCCAACTATCTTCCTTATGAGAGCCCATTTTATACCATCTGCGGCAATCTCTTTCAGGACGAGACAACTGTTACCTATCTTTTGCCCAAAAAGGGATTTGTCTTGCTAAGGGTTTATGATATTAATGGTCGGTTGGTTAAGAAATTAGAAGAAGGGGTTAAGGAAGCAGGTTTTTACGAGTTGCGCCTCCGGAGAGAGAATTTAGCAAAAGGGATCTATTTTGTTTCCCTTTCTACCCCTTATTTTTCTGAGGTGAAGAAGGTAATCATTCCTTAA